CCCATTTACTGTGTGACACTAGCGCAAATGGTTGAGACTTTCATTACATGTCTTTGAGCTGGATGCGAGCGGCCACCGCCGGCTTAATAGCCGGGGTAGTGGCTACGATTGCTCAGATCGTTTTGTGGTGGGCATTCACGGATGACCTGCCAAACATATTGTACCGGGATGCACGTTTGACCGCTGCGGTCCTTATGGGACCAGAAGTTCTGCCGCCACCCTCAACGTTTGATCTGAAGATAATGATCGTCGCGACAGTTATCCACGTTGGACTTTCCGTTGCATACAGTCTGATCCTGGTTCTTGCAATTCACCGGCTA
The window above is part of the Nitrosospira sp. Is2 genome. Proteins encoded here:
- a CDS encoding sodium:proline symporter, producing the protein MSLSWMRAATAGLIAGVVATIAQIVLWWAFTDDLPNILYRDARLTAAVLMGPEVLPPPSTFDLKIMIVATVIHVGLSVAYSLILVLAIHRLSTILALFSGLVFGLILYVINMYGITALFPWFAAVRDWITIAAHAVFGVSVAAAYKFMPINQSA